Proteins co-encoded in one Plasmodium sp. gorilla clade G2 genome assembly, chromosome: 9 genomic window:
- a CDS encoding serine/threonine protein kinase, FIKK family: MIFYNCSDYHFRKDQLCNKNVNSKIKIIYPFHKNVKERKKINYNLKTWLSRCLIIVYTIILVYSYLFCLNVISCNVNSELTSYKGIVRKLSEKCKVNETSYENFIDLMFYGKKRKKKESHKTKVLFNWELCKYHMSNRLGNANEYSIGGVNYKKWDLHSITNEDYNASGGRNHKMFSTVISSKRGFKKKKVKLFIKKVPLDSWIELYNMMNIYHGEFLEGGENFVMEAMVSLFLNKYYPGITPKFYNLLYESENDYSELNGLNELMFCDIDIFKNELTKIRNRYKNGYIVMIWKFYGQNLREFLDSEKENLVITKQRKIILYECLKLINNLHKAGLAHLDISPENILIGENYEMRLCDFGKTTPLYVNNNINEDNKNHLERFRSYLPYVGKIRYKPPECWNIKKKYMTLEIKNPLLYIKSLKDYEYKETFYFDVLAADIYMLGILFIWISSNRYLWGTSDMSENNNFVKFVNSGMNFDIFPLTREWPDELKYIIKKLLDYESRKSLDLNELIKHPWWSTDL; this comes from the exons atgattttttataattgttCTGATTATCATTTTAGGAAAGATCaattatgtaataaaaatgttaattcaaaaattaaaataatttatcctTTTCATAAGAATGTaaaagaaaggaaaaaaataaattataatctGAAGACATGGTTATCAAGATGTttaataattgtatataCGATTATATTggtatattcttatttattt tGTTTGAATGTAATAAGTTGTAATGTAAATTCAGAGTTGACTTCATATAAAGGAATTGTAAGAAAATTATCTGAAAAATGTAAAGTCAATGAAACATCTTATGAAAATTTCATTGATCTTATGTTTTATGGaaagaagagaaaaaaaaaggaatcaCATAAAACTAAAGTGCTTTTTAATTGGGAACTCTGTAAATATCACATGAGTAACAGGTTAGGCAATGCTAACGAATATTCTATAGGAGgtgtaaattataaaaaatgggATTTACATAGTATTACGAATGAGGATTATAACGCATCAGGTGGTAGAAATCATAAAATGTTTTCAACAGTTATTTCATCAAAAAGaggttttaaaaaaaagaaggtaaaattatttataaaaaaggtACCTTTGGATTCATGGattgaattatataatatgatgaaTATTTATCATGGAGAGTTTTTAGAAGGGGGAGAAAATTTTGTAATGGAAGCAATggtttcattatttttaaataaatattatcctGGAATTACAcctaaattttataatttattatatgaatctGAAAATGATTATAGTGAATTGAATGGTTTAAATGAATTGATGTTTTgtgatatagatatatttaaaaatgagCTAACTAAAATTAGAAATAGGTATAAAAATGGTTATATTGTAATGATATGGAAATTTTATGGTCAAAATCTAAGAGAATTTTTAGATtcagaaaaagaaaatttagtAATAACAaaacaaagaaaaataattctttatgaatgtttaaaattaataaataacttACATAAAGCAGGTTTGGCTCATTTAGATATTTCTCctgaaaatatattgattggagaaaattatgaaatgCGTTTATGTGATTTTGGTAAAACTACACCTCtttatgttaataataatataaatgaagataataaaaatcatcTTGAAAGATTTCGGTCTTATTTACCATATGTAGGAAAAATTAGATATAAACCACCTGAATGTTGgaacataaaaaagaaatatatgacgttagaaataaaaaatccaTTACTTTACATAAAATCTTTAAAggattatgaatataaagagacattttattttgatgTTCTCGCAgctgatatatatatgcttggaattttattcatatggATTTCGAGTAATAGATATTTATGGGGGACTTCCGATATGtctgaaaataataattttgtaaaattTGTTAATAGTGGTATGAACTTTGATATATTTCCTTTAACTAGAGAATGGCCGgatgaattaaaatatatcattaag AAATTGTTAGATTATGAAAGTAGGAAGAGTTTAGATTTAAATGAGTTGATAAAACATCCATGGTGGTCGACAgatttgtaa
- a CDS encoding serine/threonine protein kinase, FIKK family, whose protein sequence is MKFIEALFLFLLNLFIFENHGILFDEIFERYNRSLSEFISDHNKDEKEGTELLTSKIEEEQQQVYVLKDVTNDYMNDSIYDNVTSSVNDYLKVNTTDSTNIDINNIIKDTIEDDKTDTTNNVLYDSTNTTTIENSNGKNNKDECDHSLGSKKIKKKKKKKIKIKDNNNNSNLCDEKNNDVKIEKGVSTLRSEDTLKSLNEDDNVSNSSYDNNDKKTHIINELEEEIKGKCVFNWDIGQESLLKMFDMSYNFEINNVNYEDWVLHNIPTKNFSERSGRVQEMFKVVINSNDGSDTAIRLFVKKIPIKVWIKQYNLMKKYKGEYVFGSENFIMEAMALSFLTEYHPGIAPKLYKVLIEPENMYYYKRMTKENMFANMNTLNEILSKGIKDDIKGNIVIVSELFGKDIKKFLFTESENILSGIENNTKKMYLNESLKLLVRLHEAGLAHLDFTAENILIKKNGDMRLCDFGKSTLVYTYNLRHIKNEKGLCYFESCIPSIGKIAYIPPECWEIKKLHKTEKIRNPYTCLRNLTDQEQRKRFYFDVLSADKFMVATFFIWMWNEGHIWDKASASQDEIFFKIVENDMSLKALKPTKKWPRALKSIIKDLISLESRKNINLKDLIDHPWFSKK, encoded by the exons ATGAAATTTATTGAAgcgttatttttatttttacta aatttgtttatttttgaGAACCATGGAATTTTATTTGATGAAATATTTGAAAGATATAACAGAAGCTTATCTGAATTTATAAGCGATCAcaataaagatgaaaaagaGGGTACGGAATTATTAACTAGTAAAATAGAAGAAGAACAACAACAAGTATATGTTTTAAAGGATGTTACCAATGATTATATGAATGAtagtatatatgataatgtGACTTCTTCTGTAAATGATTATTTGAAAGTTAATACAACGGATAGTACaaatattgatataaataatattataaaagataCTATAGAAGATGATAAAACTGATACTACaaataatgttttatatgATTCAACAAATACGACTACAATTGAGAATTCTAATGGAAAGAATAATAAGGATGAGTGTGATCATTCGTTAGGcagtaaaaaaataaaaaagaagaaaaaaaaaaaaattaaaattaaagataataataataatagtaatttatgcgatgaaaaaaataatgatgttaAAATAGAAAAAGGAGTAAGTACTCTTCGATCTGAAGATACATTAAAGTCTTTAAACGAAGACGATAATGTTTCAAATAGTtcttatgataataatgataagaagacacatattattaacgaattagaagaagaaataaaaggcAAATGTGTATTTAATTGGGATATTGGTCAAGAGAGCCTTTTAAAAATGTTTGATATGTCCTATAATTTTGAAATTAATAATGTGAATTATGAAGATTGGgttttacataatataccAACTAAAAATTTTAGTGAAAGAAGTGGTAGAGTTCAAGAGATGTTTAAAGTAGTTATTAATTCAAATGATGGTTCTGATACTGCTATAAGATTATTTGTGAAAAAAATACCTATAAAGGTATGGATAAAGcaatataatttaatgaagaaatataaagGAGAATATGTATTTGGTTcagaaaattttataatggAAGCAATGgcattatcatttttaacaGAATATCATCCTGGTATAGCAcctaaattatataaagtatTAATTGAACCagaaaatatgtattattataaacgtatgacaaaagaaaatatgtttgctaatatgaatacattaaatgaaatattatctAAAGGTATAAAGGATGatataaaaggaaatattGTGATCGTATCAGAATTATTTggtaaagatataaaaaaatttttatttacagaaagtgaaaatattttatctggtatagaaaataatactaAAAAAATGTATCTTAATGAatctttaaaattattagtAAGATTACATGAAGCAGGTTTAGCGCATCTTGATTTTACAgctgaaaatatattaataaaaaaaaatggagatATGCGATTGTGCGATTTTGGTAAAAGTACTCttgtttatacatataatttgaGACATATAAAAAACGAAAAGGGTTTATGTTATTTTGAATCGTGTATCCCTAGTATTGGAAAAATTGCATATATACCACCTGAATGTTGGGAAATTAAGAAATTACACAAAACAGAGAAAATAAGAAATCCATATACATGTTTACGTAATTTAACAGATCAAGAACAAAGAAAACGCTTTTATTTTGATGTTTTATCTGCTGACAAATTTATGGTTGcaactttttttatatggatGTGGAATGAAGGACATATATGGGATAAGGCTTCTGCATCACAAGatgaaatttttttcaaaattgtAGAAAATGATATGAGTCTAAAGGCATTGAAACCAACAAAAAAATGGCCACGAGCATTAAAATCTATAATTAag gATTTAATATCACTTGAGAGTAGGaagaatattaatttaaaagatttaATTGACCATCCATGGTTtagcaaaaaataa
- a CDS encoding serine/threonine protein kinase, FIKK family, with protein sequence MEIICCLKYIKNKANKKYIGLFLNLKSFVMYLLFISLYCFFLFLTEIENKCISKGYVSIICQRKLAENNIDNDRSKHSLFSRIFRKKNIKRHKEKIEDEKIDKNETEEEKVKIKKESKGKTKKNSKNKRNQNNLRSEDNNNNIVSRIYDSGINKNELLFPEYNIKNDSYTFMKIIDITPNKNNENLNVNVDDVVPCVSELEKRLNSENKIIYNWELGNKSVNEFLGHAYNFEIYGVNYYDWKLTNIKTVGYDIYRGRGHEMFKAVIPSNGIDMKNDITLFIKKIPINLWMQQYDLMNMLYGEYLMGGENFVMEVMVCAFLTKYYPGISPKLYKVLFAPEDRSMFKNISSSYMCNDINVFNYILNKMLIRDMKGHVVMVSEYYGKDTDKYLRKEGDIYRDISENEKKKIMHEWIKLVSRLHDSGLSHLDISPENTLIGENHNMRLCDFSKSTPLYTYNLRHRKNPNGLCVFQSCCPTVGKPKYEPPECIDLRRKLREMNIYDALIYLRNIEDQEERKKYYFDVECVDKYMLGIMLIWIWDYKYLWNKADSLEDKDFILFKKNNMNLDIFPTTQNWPQELKYIISQLLVLETRKNLQFKDLINHPWFSCNE encoded by the exons ATGGAAATAATATGTTgccttaaatatataaagaataaagccaataaaaaatatattggtctttttttgaatttaaaAAGTTTTGTTATGTATCTTTTGTTTATCtcattatattgttttttttta TTTTTGAcagaaatagaaaataaatgtatttcAAAAGGATACGTAAGTATTATATGCCAAAGAAAATTAGCTGAAAATAACATAGATAATGACAGATCGAAACATTCCCTTTTTAGTCgtatatttagaaaaaaaaatataaaaagacatAAGGAGAAAATTGAAGATGAGAAAATAGATAAGAATGAAacagaagaagaaaaagttaaaattaaaaaggaatCAAAAggtaaaacaaaaaaaaattctaaaaacaaaagaaatcAAAACAATTTAAGAAGTGAAGATAACAATAACAATATAGTGAGTAGAATATATGATAGtggtataaataaaaacgaATTGTTATTTcctgaatataatataaagaatgatTCATATACttttatgaaaattatagatataacacccaataaaaataatgagaatTTAAATGTTAATGTGGATGACGTAGTACCTTGTGTAAGTGAATTAGAGAAACGATTGAAttcagaaaataaaattatatataattgggAATTAGGAAATAAAAGTGTAAATGAATTCCTTGGTCATGCATATAATTTTGAAATTTATGGAGTAAATTATTACGATTGGAAATTAACTAATATTAAAACTGTAggttatgatatatatagagGTAGAGGTCATGAAATGTTTAAAGCAGTTATTCCTTCGAATGGAATTGATATGAAGAATGATATAACTTTATTTATTAAGAAGATACCTATAAATTTATGGATGCAACAGTATGATTTAATGAATATGTTATATGGAGAATATTTGATGGGTGGAGAAAATTTTGTAATGGAAGTTATGGTATGCGCTTTTTTAACAAAATACTATCCAGGTATATCTCCAAAATTGTACAAAGTATTATTTGCCCCAGAAGATAGGAGtatgtttaaaaatatttcttcatcGTATATGTGTAATGATATTAatgtatttaattatatattgaataagATGTTAATAAGGGATATGAAAGGACACGTAGTAATGGTTTCAGAATATTATGGTAAAGACACCGACAAATACTTACGAAAAGAAGGGGATATATACCGTGATATTagtgaaaatgaaaaaaaaaaaataatgcaTGAATGGATAAAATTAGTAAGTAGGTTGCACGATAGTGGGTTGTCTCATCTAGATATATCTCCTGAAAATACATTAATTGGAGAAAATCATAATATGCGTTTATGTGATTTTTCCAAAAGCACACCTTTATATACGTATAATTTGAGACATCGAAAGAATCCAAATGGTTTATGTGTATTTCAATCTTGCTGCCCTACAGTTGGAAAACCTAAATATGAACCACCAGAATGCATAGATCTGAGGAGAAAATTAAGAGAAATGAACATTTATGAcgctttaatatatttaaggaATATAGAAGATCAAgaagaaaggaaaaaatattattttgatgttGAATGTGTTGATAAATATATGCTTGGTATTATGTTAATTTGGATATGGGATTACAAATATTTATGGAATAAAGCAGATTCCTTAGAAGATAAggattttatattatttaagaaGAACAACATGAACTTGGATATTTTCCCAACAACGCAAAATTGGCCAcaagaattaaaatatattatatcg caATTGTTAGTATTAGAAACTCGGAAAAATTTACAGTTTAAGGACTTAATTAATCACCCATGGTTTTCGTGTAAtgagtaa
- a CDS encoding serine/threonine protein kinase, FIKK family, putative has product MKILFSIFLILIVILSKNILVFYLNNRYIRELNENSNIKLNEFYLGNILDNTEINKNVKPRTKYYDESLFIKDDIFNCDINLKKNNYGCINGPNSFDNVLLSNSEYIYNWDLGKRCLSKFVDHSNNFSINNMKYSEWDLINIPTVGYDINGERVQRMFETNIWLNNENNKYSLKLFIKKVPIDIWLLQFKMMELYNGEFLYGGENYVMEAVVGAFLTEHHPGISPRFYKLLYEPENYNENLLCLYNITNIFTFNDMLRHEIEYKNKGDIVMIWEYFGQNLLKYLNIQNILYPLGISNKMKKKRLLYGSLELMKKFHDTGLCHLDFTVQNILINKDYEMRLCDFAKSTPMYTNNLRHIEKMNHLCSFESCIPYVAKLEYSPPECLSLRKIHKKENIKNPLKYLCNTKDQEIRKKYYFDVASADKYMLGIVFIFIWIRNFLWKRADEEEDKCFLRFVKNNMNFDKDYVCIFWPKEFKEMLKGLLNFDSRKSLNLNDLINHRWFMSK; this is encoded by the exons ATGAAAATATTGTTCTCCATATTTCTA atattaatAGTTATACTGTCTAAAAATATtcttgtattttatttaaataatcgATATATTAGAGAGTTGAACGAGAAcagtaatataaaattgaatGAATTTTATTTAGGTAATATACTAGATAATAccgaaataaataaaaatgttaagCCCAGAACtaaatattatgatgagagtttatttataaaagacgatatatttaattgtgatattaatttgaaaaaaaataattatggaTGTATAAATGGTCCTAACAGTTTTgataatgtattattatcaaatagtgaatatatttacaattgGGATTTAGGTAAAAGATGTTTAAGTAAATTTGTTGATcattcaaataattttagtataaataatatgaaatatagtGAATGGGACTTAATTAATATTCCAACAGTTGGTTATGATATAAATGGTGAAAGAGTTCAAAGGATGTTTGAAACAAATATTTggttaaataatgaaaataataagtattcgttaaaattatttattaaaaaggtACCTATTGATATATGGTTGTTACAATTTAAAATGATGGAACTATATAATGGAGAATTTTTATATGGAGGTGAAAATTATGTAATGGAAGCAGTTGTAGGGGCTTTTCTAACTGAACATCATCCTGGTATATCACCAAggttttataaattattatatgaaccAGAAAATTACaatgaaaatttattatgtCTGTACAATATtactaatatatttacatttaatgATATGTTAAGACATGAAATtgaatataagaataaaggTGATATTGTTATGATATGGGAATATTTTGGTCAAAATCTTTTgaaatatttgaatatacaaaatatattatatccttTAGGTATtagtaataaaatgaaaaagaaacgACTCTTGTATGGTTCATTAgaattaatgaaaaaatttcATGATACAGGTTTATGTCATTTGGATTTTACtgttcaaaatatattaataaataaagattaTGAGATGCGCCTATGTGATTTTGCAAAATCGACACCAATGTACACAAATAATTTAAGGCACATAGAAAAAATGAATCATTTATGTTCTTTCGAATCATGCATACCTTATGTAGCCAAGCTTGAATATTCTCCACCTGAATGTTTATCATTAAGAAAGATACataagaaagaaaatataaaaaatcccttaaaatatttatgtaatacAAAAGATCAAgagataagaaaaaaatattattttgatgttGCTTCTGCGGACAAATATATGCTTggaattgtttttatttttatttggatTAGAAATTTTTTATGGAAAAGAgcagatgaagaagaagataaaTGTTTTTTAAGATTtgtgaaaaataatatgaattttgATAAAGATTATGTTTGTATTTTTTGGCCAAAAGAATTTAAGGAAATGCttaag ggGCTGTTAAATTTTGATAGCAGAAAGAGCTTAAATTTAAACGATTTAATTAATCATAGATGGTTCATGTCTAAATAG
- a CDS encoding serine/threonine protein kinase, FIKK family — translation MEFVYFLFRVLTIIQINNSTIFYRSLKKCRYLSENINENVLWNKLYIDEYYDKNYDINNNSDDKYKYEEYESYKRIRKNKLLKNTVLESKLPETEFSKYKLSNDNTNENVKSHLDVNNSPSTSSSENYHDSKCNESINGSNSDSNELIEKPLSIKYPIYNWELGKECLSKYLGHSKDYVLNGVKFDEWKLVYLENRDYNERCGRVHRLLKTNISVNNEKKKMKGGLKLFIKKVPIDMWLKQFEMMDTYNGEYVLRAENFVMEAIVLSFLSVYHPGICPKFYKLLYNPDNYYTDEKFSSMNNITDINIFNKLLSDRSKMNISGYILIISESFGEDLKNYLCTTKYWNKSKKNKKKLLFESLKLINKLHQVGICHLDFTLDNILISKDGQMRLCDFGKSTPMYSYYLRHTKKMDNLCLFQSCITTIGKTSYVPPECWDLEKQFIAMQEKFPFEYLEHITDEQEREKYYFDVSCADKYMLGIVFIAIWGNGFLWYVSDPILDMNYLKFKQCKMDFNKVWTTYFWPKKLKKILRNLLDLDCRKKLNLNELVNDPWFTK, via the exons GTGAGAACATTAATGAAAATGTATTAtggaataaattatatattgatgagtattatgataaaaattatgatataaataataattctgaTGATAAgtataaatatgaagaatacgaatcatataaaagaataagaaaaaataaattgcTTAAAAATACAGTGTTAGAAAGTAAATTACCTGAAACAgaattttcaaaatataaattatcaaaTGATAATACTAACGAAAATGTGAAATCTCATTTAGACGTAAATAATTCACCATCTACTTCTAGTTCTGAGAATTACCATGATTCTAAGTGTAATGAAAGTATTAATGGAAGTAATAGTGACAGTAATGAATTGATAGAAAAACCGTTATCAATTAAATATCCTATATATAACTGGGAGTTAGGTAAAGAATGTTTAAGTAAATATTTGGGACATTCGAAAGATTATGTTTTAAATGGTGTAAAATTTGATGAATGGAAATTAGTATACCTTGAAAACAGAGATTACAATGAAAGATGTGGTAGAGTTCATAGATTGCTTAAAACGAATATTTCAGTaaataatgagaaaaaaaaaatgaaagggGGATTAAaactatttataaaaaaagtacCTATAGATATGTGGTTGAAACAATTTGAAATGATGGATACATATAATGGTGAATATGTATTACGTGCAGAAAATTTTGTAATGGAAGCAATcgtattatcttttttaagTGTTTATCATCCTGGTATATGCCcgaaattttataaattattatataatccgGATAATTATTACACGGATGAAAAATTTTCAtcaatgaataatataactgacatcaatatatttaataaattattaagtgATCGttcaaaaatgaatataagtggatatatattgattataTCAGAATCATTTGGTgaagatttaaaaaattatttatgtaCTACAAAGTATTGGAATAAAtctaaaaagaataaaaaaaaacttttatTTGAatctttaaaattaattaataaattacatCAAGTAGGAATATGTCATTTGGATTTTACattagataatatattaatatcaaAAGATGGTCAAATGAGATTGTGTGATTTTGGTAAAAGTACTCCAATGTATAGTTATTATTTAAGACATACCAAAAAAATGGataatttatgtttatttcaATCATGTATTACTACTATTGGTAAAACTAGCTACGTCCCTCCTGAATGTTGGGATTTGGAAAAACAATTCATAGCAATGCAAGAAAAATTTCCTTTTGAATATTTAGAACATATTACTGACGAACAAGAAAgggaaaaatattattttgatgttTCTTGTGCAGATAAATATATGCTTGGAATTGTTTTTATAGCTATCTGGGGTAATGGATTTTTATGGTATGTTTCAGATCCAATATTAGATATGAATTATTTGAAATTCAAACAGTGTAAAATGGATTTTAATAAAGTATGGACTACATATTTTTGGCCTAAAAAATTGAAGAAAATACTAAGG aatttATTGGATTTGGATTGTAGAAAAAAGttaaatttaaatgaattgGTTAATGATCCTTGGTTTaccaaataa